From a region of the Suncus etruscus isolate mSunEtr1 chromosome 11, mSunEtr1.pri.cur, whole genome shotgun sequence genome:
- the SPRYD3 gene encoding SPRY domain-containing protein 3 isoform X2 — protein sequence MRRTRRPRFVLMNKMDDLNLHYRFLNWRRRIREIREVRAFRYQERFKHILVDGDTLSYHGNSGEVGCYVASRPLTKDSNYFEVSIVDSGVRGTIAVGLVPQYYSLDHQPGWLPDSVAYHADDGKLYNGRAKGRQFGSKCNSGDRIGCGIEPVSFDVQTAQIFFTKNGKRVGSTIMPMSPDGLFPAVGMHSLGEEVRLHLNAELGREDDSIMMVDSYEDEWGRLHDVRVCGTLLEYLGKGKSIVDVGLAQARHPLSTRSHYFEVEIVDPGEKCYIALGLARKDYPKNRHPGWSRGSVAYHADDGKIFHGSGVGDPFGPRCYKGDIMGCGIMFPRDYILDSEGDSDDSCDTVILSPTARAVRNVRNVMYLHQEGEEEEEEEEEDGEEIEQEHEGKKVVVFFTRNGKIIGKKDAVVPSGGFFPTIGMLSCGEKVKVDLHPLSG from the exons ATGAGGAGGACGCGGCGGCCCCG GTTTGTTCTCATGAACAAGATGGATGACCTCAACCTGCACTACCGGTTTCTAAATTGGCGCCGGAGGATCCGGGAGATTCGGGAGGTTCGGGCTTTCCGGTATCAGGAGAGGTTCAAGCACATTCTTGTTGATGGAGACACTTTGAG TTACCATGGAAACTCTGGTGAAGTTGGCTGCTATGTGGCATCTCGACCCCTGACCAAGGACAGCAATTATTTCGAG GTGTCGATTGTCGATAGTGGGGTTCGGGGCACGATTGCCGTGGGGCTGGTTCCTCAGTACTACAGCTTGGATCACCAGCCTGGCTGGCTGCCAGACTCCGTAGCCTACCATGCTGATGATGGCAA GTTGTACAATGGCCGAGCCAAGGGCCGCCAGTTTGGGTCAAAGTGCAACTCTGGGGACCGGATTGGTTGCGGCATTGAGCCTGTGTCCTTTGATGTGCAGACTGCTCAGATCTTCTTCACCAAGAACGGGAAGCGG GTGGGCTCTACCATCATGCCCATGTCCCCTGATGGGCTATTCCCAGCAGTAGGGATGCATTCTCTGGGTGAAGAAGTACGCCTGCACCTCAACGCTGAGCTGGGCCGGGAGGATGACAGCATCATGATGGTGGACAGTTACGAGGATGAGTGGGGCCGGCTGCATGACGTCAGGGTCTGTGGAACT CTTCTGGAGTACCTGGGCAAGGGTAAGAGCATCGTTGACGTTGGACTGGCTCAGGCCCGGCACCCATTGAGTACCCGTAGCCACTACTTCGAGGTGGAAATTGTGGACCCTGGAGAGAAATGCTACATTGCCTTGGGGCTGGCTCGAAAG gaTTACCCCAAGAACAGGCACCCTGGCTGGAGCAGAGGTTCTGTGGCTTATCATGCAG ATGATGGGAAGATCTTCCATGGCAGTGGTGTGGGGGATCCCTTTGGGCCACGCTGCTACAAAGGGGACATTATGGGCTGTGGAATCATGTTCCCGAGGGACTACATTCTCGACAGTGAGG GTGACAGTGATGACAGCTGTGACACTGTGATCCTATCCCCAACTGCTCGAGCAGTTCGAAACGTCCGCAATGTCATGTACCTACAtcaggaaggagaagaggaggaggaggaagaggaagaagatggggaAGAGATAGAGCAGGAACATGAGGGCAAGAAGGTGGTG GTTTTCTTCACTCGGAATGGCAAGATCATTGGGAAGAAGGACGCGGTTGTTCCTTCTGGGGGTTTCTTTCCTACCATTGGAATGCTGAGCTGTGGAGAGAAGGTCAAAGTGGATCTGCACCCCTTGAGTGGCTAG
- the SPRYD3 gene encoding SPRY domain-containing protein 3 isoform X1 codes for MCLVTVASSSASLHPQAATLPLPSQPSPARTRAGLTTPGRPCARFVLMNKMDDLNLHYRFLNWRRRIREIREVRAFRYQERFKHILVDGDTLSYHGNSGEVGCYVASRPLTKDSNYFEVSIVDSGVRGTIAVGLVPQYYSLDHQPGWLPDSVAYHADDGKLYNGRAKGRQFGSKCNSGDRIGCGIEPVSFDVQTAQIFFTKNGKRVGSTIMPMSPDGLFPAVGMHSLGEEVRLHLNAELGREDDSIMMVDSYEDEWGRLHDVRVCGTLLEYLGKGKSIVDVGLAQARHPLSTRSHYFEVEIVDPGEKCYIALGLARKDYPKNRHPGWSRGSVAYHADDGKIFHGSGVGDPFGPRCYKGDIMGCGIMFPRDYILDSEGDSDDSCDTVILSPTARAVRNVRNVMYLHQEGEEEEEEEEEDGEEIEQEHEGKKVVVFFTRNGKIIGKKDAVVPSGGFFPTIGMLSCGEKVKVDLHPLSG; via the exons ATGTGCTTAGTCACCGTGGCCTCCAGCTCCGCCTCTCTGCACCCACAGGCCGCCACGTTGCCACTTCccagccagcccagcccagcccgcaCCCGGGCCGGGCTCACCACGCCCGGCCGACCCTGCGCTAG GTTTGTTCTCATGAACAAGATGGATGACCTCAACCTGCACTACCGGTTTCTAAATTGGCGCCGGAGGATCCGGGAGATTCGGGAGGTTCGGGCTTTCCGGTATCAGGAGAGGTTCAAGCACATTCTTGTTGATGGAGACACTTTGAG TTACCATGGAAACTCTGGTGAAGTTGGCTGCTATGTGGCATCTCGACCCCTGACCAAGGACAGCAATTATTTCGAG GTGTCGATTGTCGATAGTGGGGTTCGGGGCACGATTGCCGTGGGGCTGGTTCCTCAGTACTACAGCTTGGATCACCAGCCTGGCTGGCTGCCAGACTCCGTAGCCTACCATGCTGATGATGGCAA GTTGTACAATGGCCGAGCCAAGGGCCGCCAGTTTGGGTCAAAGTGCAACTCTGGGGACCGGATTGGTTGCGGCATTGAGCCTGTGTCCTTTGATGTGCAGACTGCTCAGATCTTCTTCACCAAGAACGGGAAGCGG GTGGGCTCTACCATCATGCCCATGTCCCCTGATGGGCTATTCCCAGCAGTAGGGATGCATTCTCTGGGTGAAGAAGTACGCCTGCACCTCAACGCTGAGCTGGGCCGGGAGGATGACAGCATCATGATGGTGGACAGTTACGAGGATGAGTGGGGCCGGCTGCATGACGTCAGGGTCTGTGGAACT CTTCTGGAGTACCTGGGCAAGGGTAAGAGCATCGTTGACGTTGGACTGGCTCAGGCCCGGCACCCATTGAGTACCCGTAGCCACTACTTCGAGGTGGAAATTGTGGACCCTGGAGAGAAATGCTACATTGCCTTGGGGCTGGCTCGAAAG gaTTACCCCAAGAACAGGCACCCTGGCTGGAGCAGAGGTTCTGTGGCTTATCATGCAG ATGATGGGAAGATCTTCCATGGCAGTGGTGTGGGGGATCCCTTTGGGCCACGCTGCTACAAAGGGGACATTATGGGCTGTGGAATCATGTTCCCGAGGGACTACATTCTCGACAGTGAGG GTGACAGTGATGACAGCTGTGACACTGTGATCCTATCCCCAACTGCTCGAGCAGTTCGAAACGTCCGCAATGTCATGTACCTACAtcaggaaggagaagaggaggaggaggaagaggaagaagatggggaAGAGATAGAGCAGGAACATGAGGGCAAGAAGGTGGTG GTTTTCTTCACTCGGAATGGCAAGATCATTGGGAAGAAGGACGCGGTTGTTCCTTCTGGGGGTTTCTTTCCTACCATTGGAATGCTGAGCTGTGGAGAGAAGGTCAAAGTGGATCTGCACCCCTTGAGTGGCTAG
- the SPRYD3 gene encoding SPRY domain-containing protein 3 isoform X3, with protein sequence MNKMDDLNLHYRFLNWRRRIREIREVRAFRYQERFKHILVDGDTLSYHGNSGEVGCYVASRPLTKDSNYFEVSIVDSGVRGTIAVGLVPQYYSLDHQPGWLPDSVAYHADDGKLYNGRAKGRQFGSKCNSGDRIGCGIEPVSFDVQTAQIFFTKNGKRVGSTIMPMSPDGLFPAVGMHSLGEEVRLHLNAELGREDDSIMMVDSYEDEWGRLHDVRVCGTLLEYLGKGKSIVDVGLAQARHPLSTRSHYFEVEIVDPGEKCYIALGLARKDYPKNRHPGWSRGSVAYHADDGKIFHGSGVGDPFGPRCYKGDIMGCGIMFPRDYILDSEGDSDDSCDTVILSPTARAVRNVRNVMYLHQEGEEEEEEEEEDGEEIEQEHEGKKVVVFFTRNGKIIGKKDAVVPSGGFFPTIGMLSCGEKVKVDLHPLSG encoded by the exons ATGAACAAGATGGATGACCTCAACCTGCACTACCGGTTTCTAAATTGGCGCCGGAGGATCCGGGAGATTCGGGAGGTTCGGGCTTTCCGGTATCAGGAGAGGTTCAAGCACATTCTTGTTGATGGAGACACTTTGAG TTACCATGGAAACTCTGGTGAAGTTGGCTGCTATGTGGCATCTCGACCCCTGACCAAGGACAGCAATTATTTCGAG GTGTCGATTGTCGATAGTGGGGTTCGGGGCACGATTGCCGTGGGGCTGGTTCCTCAGTACTACAGCTTGGATCACCAGCCTGGCTGGCTGCCAGACTCCGTAGCCTACCATGCTGATGATGGCAA GTTGTACAATGGCCGAGCCAAGGGCCGCCAGTTTGGGTCAAAGTGCAACTCTGGGGACCGGATTGGTTGCGGCATTGAGCCTGTGTCCTTTGATGTGCAGACTGCTCAGATCTTCTTCACCAAGAACGGGAAGCGG GTGGGCTCTACCATCATGCCCATGTCCCCTGATGGGCTATTCCCAGCAGTAGGGATGCATTCTCTGGGTGAAGAAGTACGCCTGCACCTCAACGCTGAGCTGGGCCGGGAGGATGACAGCATCATGATGGTGGACAGTTACGAGGATGAGTGGGGCCGGCTGCATGACGTCAGGGTCTGTGGAACT CTTCTGGAGTACCTGGGCAAGGGTAAGAGCATCGTTGACGTTGGACTGGCTCAGGCCCGGCACCCATTGAGTACCCGTAGCCACTACTTCGAGGTGGAAATTGTGGACCCTGGAGAGAAATGCTACATTGCCTTGGGGCTGGCTCGAAAG gaTTACCCCAAGAACAGGCACCCTGGCTGGAGCAGAGGTTCTGTGGCTTATCATGCAG ATGATGGGAAGATCTTCCATGGCAGTGGTGTGGGGGATCCCTTTGGGCCACGCTGCTACAAAGGGGACATTATGGGCTGTGGAATCATGTTCCCGAGGGACTACATTCTCGACAGTGAGG GTGACAGTGATGACAGCTGTGACACTGTGATCCTATCCCCAACTGCTCGAGCAGTTCGAAACGTCCGCAATGTCATGTACCTACAtcaggaaggagaagaggaggaggaggaagaggaagaagatggggaAGAGATAGAGCAGGAACATGAGGGCAAGAAGGTGGTG GTTTTCTTCACTCGGAATGGCAAGATCATTGGGAAGAAGGACGCGGTTGTTCCTTCTGGGGGTTTCTTTCCTACCATTGGAATGCTGAGCTGTGGAGAGAAGGTCAAAGTGGATCTGCACCCCTTGAGTGGCTAG